The Pseudanabaena yagii GIHE-NHR1 genome segment ACGGTGCGCGGGGCAAAACTGATTGAGAGCATGGTACGCACGATCGCAAGAATTGCTCCCGATGAGGCAACTTGTCAGTTATTTACAGGGCATATTGGCTGTGGCAAGTCAACTGAGCTTTTGCGGTTGAAATATTTATTGGAGCAGCAAAAATTTCATGTGGTTTATTTTGAATGCGATCGCCAGTTAGAACTGAGTGATGTCGATGTTAGTGATGTATTGCTAGCGATCGCTGGGCAAATCAGCAAAAGTCTTGAAGATCAAAACATCAACTTAGCAGTGCCAGAGTATTTTAAAAAATTATTTGGCGAACTTAAAGATGTGTTTAAAACTAATCTCGATCTGAGTGCCAACTTTAAGCTTTCTGTAGGGATTGCTGAAATTACTGCCCAAGCAAAAAATAGTCAGTCTTTGCGTCGGCAAATGCGCGAAAAATTGGAATCCCGAACAAGTAGCATTATCAATTCAATAAATAAAGAGATCTTGGCTCCTGCAAAGCAAAAACTGAAAGCCAAGAATATGGCAGGATTGGTGGTCATCGTAGATAACCTCGATCGCATCGAAAATCGAATTGATCCCAAAGAACAAGCTAAAGCTGGATATTTGTTTGTAGAGCGTGGCGATCAATTACGTGGATTAGATTGCCATATGTTGTATACAGTGCCTTTGTTATTGACCTTTTCTAATGATGTGGCGATCGTCACTAGTCGATTTGGAACCGATATTAGAACTTTGCCGATGGTTCCTGTAGTTTTGAAAGATGGAAATATCTGCGATGTGGGTATAGCATTATTGCGTCAAATCGTGATGTCGAGAGCTTTCCCAACTGTAAATCCAGTGCAGCGTATCGGTGCTGAATATGTAAGCAAAGTATTTGATACATCTGCAACCCTCGATCGCTTATGTCAAGTTAGTGGCGGTCATGTTCGTAATTTATTTCGCTTGCTGTATGCTTGTTTGCAACAGGACGATCCACCAATTACGGCAGAGTTATTAGAGAGCATTATCTCTAAGGAACGTAATGATGTCACTAAAACAATTACTGATGATGAATGGAAATTAATTAGTGAGGTACAGCAAGATAAGAAGGTAAGCGGTGAGTCGGAATATCAAACATTGATCAAGAGCAGATTTGTGTTTGAGTATGAGTATCAAAATGAAAGTTGGTTTGACATAAATCCCATTCTAATTGCTAAGTAAGAAAAGTAGAGCAATAAGCAGGCGAGAAAACTATGAGTGTTGCTGATGTTAATCAAAAGTCTTTGAGGCAGTTAACGCGCATTGTCCAGTTATCCCAAGGCTTTTCATTGTCGATCGCCTTATCTAACTATCGCGTATTACAAAAGCGCGTACTACAAGACTTGCGATCGCAACTTGCTGAGAATGGCTTACCTGAGACTGCAATCGCTACACTTGAACTAAAACCTGATGCGAAGACTTTGCTAGCACCGATTCAGGA includes the following:
- a CDS encoding P-loop NTPase fold protein; its protein translation is MDLELSRFYKACNPTHPLDSSNEEDRSYYVDLSTVRGAKLIESMVRTIARIAPDEATCQLFTGHIGCGKSTELLRLKYLLEQQKFHVVYFECDRQLELSDVDVSDVLLAIAGQISKSLEDQNINLAVPEYFKKLFGELKDVFKTNLDLSANFKLSVGIAEITAQAKNSQSLRRQMREKLESRTSSIINSINKEILAPAKQKLKAKNMAGLVVIVDNLDRIENRIDPKEQAKAGYLFVERGDQLRGLDCHMLYTVPLLLTFSNDVAIVTSRFGTDIRTLPMVPVVLKDGNICDVGIALLRQIVMSRAFPTVNPVQRIGAEYVSKVFDTSATLDRLCQVSGGHVRNLFRLLYACLQQDDPPITAELLESIISKERNDVTKTITDDEWKLISEVQQDKKVSGESEYQTLIKSRFVFEYEYQNESWFDINPILIAK